The DNA region GCGCGTCATCCTCGGCGTCGCGGCCGGCGCGCTGCTGCCGGTGACGCTCGCCCTGGCGGCCGACCTGTGGGCCGCGCGCAACCGCGCCGCGGTCCTCGGCGGTATCGGTGCCGCCCAGGAACTCGGCTGTGTGCTGGGTCCACTGTGGGGCATCGCGGTGGTCTCGATGCTCAATTCCTGGCGCGATGTGTTCTGGATCAACATCCCGCTGGCCGCGCTGGCCATGGTGATGATCCATTTCAGCGTCCCCGCCCACAACCGCGGCGCCGGTCCGCGCGAGCGGGTGGATGTCATCGGCGGGCTGCTGCTCGCCATCGCGCTGGGCCTGCTGGTCGTCGGGTTGTACAACCCCGAACCCGACGGCAAGCAGGTGTTGCCGTCGGGCGGCCTGCTGCTGGTGGGAGTCGCGGTCCTGGTGACTGCGGCGTTCTTCATCTGGGAACGGATCTCGCGCACCAAGCTGATCGATCCGGTCGGGGTGAAGTTCGTGCCGTTCCTGGCGTCGCTGGGCACCTCGTTGTGCGCGGGTGCGGCGCTGATGGTCACGCTGGTCAACGTCGAACTGTTCGGTCAGGGCGTGCTGGGCCTCAACCAGGTCGAGGCCGCGCTCAAACTCAGCTGGTTCTTGGCCGCCCTGCCCGTCGGCGCGGTGGTCGGTGGTGCGATCGCGACCCGCGTCGGCGACCGCGTCGTGGTGTTCGCCGGCATGCTGATCGCCGGCTTCGCCTACTGGCTGGTGTCGCACTGGCGCGTCGACGTGCTGTCGGTGAGCCACGATCTGGGACTGTTCACGCTCCCGGCGTTCGCCACCGATCTCGTGATCGCGGGTCTGGGCCTCGGTTTGGTGATCGGACCGTTGACCTCTGCGGCGCTGCGAGTGGTGCCCTCGGCCCAGCACGGCATCGCCTCCTCACTGGTGGTCGTGGCCCGCATGACCGGCATGCTCATCGGTGTCGCGGCGCTGTCCGCGTGGGGGCTGTACCGCTTCAACCAGATCCTCGCGTCGCTGCCCCGCGCCGAGGGTGACAACCTGGCGGCCAGGCTCGCCGCCGAGGGCGCCCGGTACCAACTCGCGTTCGCCATGCAGTACGGCGACATGTTCGGCATCACCGCGATCGTCTGCGTGGTGGGCGCGTTGATCGGGCTGTTGATCGCCGGTCGGCACACCTACGCCGACGAGGACTCCCCCGTGCTCGGGACTTCCGCCGATCCCGAACCCGCCACCCAGGTGCTGGGCGCGGCGGTGGCCGGTGAAGCGGCGACCACGCGGCTGCCCAGTGCCGGCGGGGCGCACCGCCGACCAGACCCGCCCTCACCACCCCGCTGAGGAGTGTGAATTCGTCATACCGATCGGGTATCCGGCCGGTATGACGAATGAACTCACAGGCATGAAAGTGGCCTTCCTGGTTGCCCCGGAAGGCGTGGAACAGGTCGAGCTCACCCAGCCCTGGGAGGCCGTGCAGAACGCCGGCGGCAGCCCGGTGCTGGTGTCGACGGAGGTCGGCAAGGTGCAGGCGTACCACCACCTCACCGCGGCCGACGTCTTTCAGGCCGACGTGGCCGCCGCCGACGCCGAGGTCGCCGACTACGCGGGCCTGGTGTTGCCCGGTGGCGTGGCCAATCCCGACAACCTGCGCACCGACGCCGCGGCCGTGGCGTTCGCCAAGGCGTTCTTCGCTGCGGGCAAGCCGGTGACGGTCATCTGCCACGGGCCCTGGACGCTGGTCGAGGCCGATGTGGTGCGGGGCCGCACGCTCACCTCGTGGCCCAGCGTGCGCACCGACATCATCAACGCCGGCGGCAACTGGGTCGACGAGGAGGTTGCGGTGTGCACCGGCGGACCGAACACCCTGGTGTCCAGCCGCAAACCCGACGACCTTCCGGCGTTCTGCGCCAAAACCGTTGAAGTGCTGGCGAATTCGAGCTAGTTCGGGATCAGGCTGAGCCGCAGGTCCGGTCCGATTCGGTCGACTCCGTCGAATCGCCACCGCAGGGCCCCGGTGATGTCCGGGACGCCGACGTCGGAGACGGCCGCGCCGGGCCCGCCCAACAGCAGCGGTGCCACGTAGGCCAAGATGCGGTCGACGACGCCGGCCCGCAGGAACGCCGAGGCCAACGTGGGTCCACCCTCGAGGAACACGTCGGTGCGGTCGGCAAGGGCCCGCAACACCTCGACCGGGTCGTGCGAGCGGATCAGCACGGTAGCGGCATCGTTGTTGAGAACCCTGGCGGCCGAGGGGATTTCGCGTTCACCGACCACCACTCGCAGGGGCTGGCTGTCGTACCGCGTGCCGTCGGGGCGCCGCGCGGTCAAGGTCGGGTCGTCGGCGAAAACCGTCCCGGTGCCGACGACGATCGCGTCGGCGGCCGCGCGGCGCAGATGCACATCGGCGCGCGCCTCGACGCTGGTGATCCATTGGCTCGACCCGTCCGCGGCGGCACTGCGCCCGTCGAGGCTCGCGGCGTACTTCCAGGTGACGTGCGGGCGGGCGGTGCGGACCTTGTGCAGCCACTCCCGCAGCGACGATCCGGCCACCTCGCCGGCCAACACCCCGGGCACCGTCGTGACGCCGGCCCGCTGCAGCGCTTGGGCGCCCTCGGCGGCCACCGGGTTGGGATCGGGGACCGCGAAGACGACGGTCGAAACGCCCGCTGCCACCAGCGCATCCACACACGGCGGGGTGCGGCCATGATGGTTGCACGGTTCCAGGGTCACCACCGCGGCGCCGCCGCGGGCCCGTTCGCCGGCCCGGCGCAGCGCGACGACCTCGGCATGCGCACCACCGGCCGGTTCGGTGCCGCCGACCGCCACCACATCGCCGCCGGCATCGAGAATCACCGCGCCCACCGGCGGGTTCGGATAGGTGCTGCCCTTGACCTGCTCGGCCTGCGCCATCGCCAACCGCATGGCGGCGTCGAACGTCATAACCGCAGATGCGGCGACGCCTCGGCGGCCTGGGCGCGCAACGACCGCACCGCCGCGGCGGGGTCCTCGGCGCCGTAGACCGCCGATCCCGCGACGAAACAGTCGACGCCGGCCTCGGCCGCCTGTTCGATGGTGTCGGCGTTGATCCCGCCGTCGATCTCGATCAGGATCCGCAGTTCACCGGAGTCGACCAACCGGCGCGCGGTGCCCACCTTCGCCAGCACCTCGGGGATGAACTTCTGCCCGCCGAAGCCCGGTTCGACCGACATGATCAGCAGCGTGTCGAACTCGCGCAGCAACTCCAGATAGGGCTCGAGCGGCGTGCCCGGCTTGATCGCGAACCCGGCCTTGGCGCCGGCGGCGCGGATGTCCCGGGCCACCGCAACGGGGTTGGCGGTGGCCTCGGCGTGGAACGTGACGTTGTAGGCGCCGGCCTCGGCGTACGGCGGGGCCCAGCGCTCGGGTTCGGTGATCATCAGGTGACAATCCATCGGGATCTCGGTCACCCTCAACAGGCTCTCCACGATCGGCAAACCGAGCGTGAGATTCGGGACGAAGTGGTTGTCCATCACGTCGACGTGCAGCCATTCGGCGCCCTCGACGGCGGCGGCCTCCTCGGCCAGCCGGGCGAAATCTGCGGCCAGAATCGACGGCGCGATCATCGGGGTCACGGGCAAATCGGACATGCGATCACCCTACTGTGAGCGCCGCGGCGAACATCGCATCCGTACCGTGCCGATGCGGCCACAGCTGCACGTAGGGACCCGCACCCAGCCGATCGGCGGGGCTGAACAGGTCCCGGGCGTCGAGCACCGTGACCGGGTGCCGTCGCACCGCGTCGGCCACCACCCCCGCGGTCTCGACCAGATGCGGGGAGCAGGTCGCATACAGCACCACGCCGCCGGGGCGGGTCACCGCGATCGCCGAGGCGAGCAGTTCCCGTTGCAGCTTGGCCAGCGCCGGCACGTCGGCCGGTGACCGCCGCCACCGCGCCTCGGGCCGGCGCCGCAGCGCCCCCAACCCGGTGCACGGCGCATCGACGAGCACCCGGTCGAACTTGGCGGCCCCACCCGTCAGCAACCGGGCGGCGTCGCGGCCGTCGACCTCGAGCACCTCGACGTCGAGTCCGCGGGCGTTCTCCCGCACCATCTCGGCGCGCCGCGCGGCGGGTTCCACCGCGGTGACCCGGGCCCCGGTGGCGGCGCCGATCGCCGCGACCAGCGCGGTCTTGCCGCCTGGACCCGCGCACAGGTCCAACCAGCGGCCGCCGTCGTCGCCCGAGACCGGCGCCCGGGTCAAGGCCTGGGCCACCAGTTGGCTGCCCTCGTCCTGGACCAGGGCGGTGCCGGCCTGAACGGCCGCCAATCCGCCCGGGTCGCCGCCCGGCAGGTACACCGCGTACGGCGAATAGCGGCCGACGGTTCCGTCGACCTGGTCGGCCAGCTCCGCGGCGCTCAGCACCCCGGGGCGGGCCGCCAGATGCACCAGCGGGCGATCGTCGTCGGCGGCCAGCAGCGCCGTCAACTCGCCCGCGTCGGCGCCCAGCGCGTCGGCGAAGCTCTGGGCCACCCACCGCGGATGCGCATGCGTGAACGCGGCGTGGCCGATGGGGTCGGCCTGCCGGTCCGGGGCCAGCTCCGCCACCCAGGACTGCTCACCGCGCGCGGCGATCTTGCGCAACACCGCGTTGACGAAACCGCCTCGGGCCGCATCGAATTCGACCTTCGCCTGGTCCACCGTGGTGGCGACGGCGGCATGCTGTTCGACGCGCGTACGCAGCAGTTGGTAGGCGCCGAGGCGCAGCAGATCCAGCAGCACCGGATCGATCCGTTCGACGGGCCGGTCGGCCACGTGGGCGATGATCGCGTCGAGCAGACCGCGCGCGCGGCAGGTGCCGTAGGTCAGCTCGCTGGCGAAGGCCGCGTCGCGACCGGTGATGTCGCGTTCGCGCAGCAGCGCCGGCAACGCCAGGTTGGCATACGCGTCGCGCTCCGAGACCGCGCGCAGCACGTCGAACGCCGCGCGCCGCGCGGGATCGAGTTCGCGGCGGGGCTGCCGACGCGGGTCGCGCCGCTGGCTCACAGCGCCCGCGCTTCCGCGTCGAGGCGGGCACCGCGCGCCCAGTCGGCGGCCACCATCGGCTTCTTGCCCGGCGGTTGGATCTCACCGAGACGCACCGCCTCGGTGCCGGTGCCGATCCACACGTCGCGGCGACCCGCCTCGATCCCGCCGGCCGGCAGCGGCGGGGCCGCGGCGTCGATCTCGACGGGCCCGAGTTTGAGGCGCACGTCGCCGACCACGGTCCAGGCCCCCGGGGCCGGGGTGAAGGCCCGGATCCGCCGCTCCACGATGTGGGCGGGCAACTCCCAGTTGACCCGGGCCTGCTCGACGGTGACCTTGGGCGCCAGCGAAATGCCGTCGCCCGGCTGCGGGATAGGTTGCAGCGCGTCGTCGGCGATGCCGTCCAGGGTCGCGGCCAGCAGTCCGGCCCCCGATTCGGCCAGCCGCGCCAGCAACGTGCCCGCGGTGTCAGAGGCCTCGATGGTCTCGGTGACGGTGCCGTAGATCGGGCCGCTGTCGAGGTCCGGCTCGATCAGGAACGTGGTGGCGCCGGTGACCGCGTCGCCGGCGGCGATCGCCGCCTGCACCGGGGCCGCACCCCGCCAGGCCGGCAGCAGCGAGAAGTGCAGATTGATCCAGCCGCGTGGGGGCACCGCGAGCAGCGGCGGCTTGAGCAGTGCGCCATAGGCGACGACGGCGCAGCAGTCCGGGGCGATCGCGGTCAGTTCGGCGACGAACTCCGGATCGTTCGGTCGCTGCGGTCGCAATACCGAAATACCCTCTTCGAGAGCCAGTTTCGCGACCGGGGACGGTGCCGGCCGACCGCGACGACCGGCGGCGGCGTCGGGGCGGGTCACGACCGCGACCACCTCATGCCGCGCGGAGTCGATCAGTCGGCGCAAGGCCGGCAGGGCCGGTTCTGGGGTGCCAGCGAAGACAAGACGCACCGCGACAGTCTAGTCACCGCGGTGCCTGGTAGTACTCCCGCTCCGTGACCCCCGTCGGACCGGCGACGAACATCCACGGGATGGTGCCGATCGCGGTGTTCAGGGCGGCCACCGCGTCGTTGTAGTACTGCCGGGCAAAGGCGAGTTTGTCCTCGGTGTCGGCGAGGTGCTGTTGCAGGTTCAAGAAATTGTTCGACGAGTTCAGCTCCGGGTAGGTCTGGCCCAACGCCAACACCTGCCCCACGGCATGGTCGAACTCGCGCTCGGCGGCGCTGCGCCGAGCGACCGACTTGCCGTCGGTCGCGGCGGTCAGTGCGGTGCGGGCGGTGCTGACATCGGCGAGCACCGCCTGTTCATGCGCCGCGTACGACGCCACGATGCTGACCAGACCGGGGATCAGCGCGGCGCGGCGGGTCAACTGCACGTCGATGCCGCCGAGCGCCTCGTCGACGCGGATGTCGGCCGCTCGAATCTTGTTGTAGCCCACCACGATGACCCCCAGCACCGCCACCGCGATCAGCAGCACGACCACCAACAGGAACGTCACCAGGAACCTCCGCCTCCCCCGCCCCCGCCACCGCCGCCGCCACCCCCGCCACCCCCGCCGCCGCTCGAGGACGACGACGACTGCGAGGCGGTGTAGGCACCGATCGATGAGGACAACGCGGATTCGAAACTGTCGAAATCGGGTGCGCCGGAACCCGAGGTGAAGGACACCCCGGCCCCGGTGGACTGATACCAGTCCGGCTGTGGGGCGTCGGTGCCCATCGCGTCCCGATACTTCTTGGCCCACAGTGCGGCGGCGCCGGCGGCCACCGCGAACGGCAGGTAGGCGGTGTAGAGATCCTTGCGCGCCGCGAAGTCGAACCGGGACTCGGCAGCGTCGGTCGCCAGGATGCGGTGGAATCCCCCTGCACGCGACCACAATTCGCGACCGGCCTCGGTGCGTCGGGTGCCGACACCGGGCCGCCAGGCCGGCGCGGAGCACAGCGCGAACGCGGCGCAGGGCAATACCCACAGCGTGACCGGGAACAGCAGCCGCATCGCGGCCAGCACCAGAGCTGCCCACCCGAGCGCGTTGGCCACCCGCACCCACCATTCGGAGCGGCGCTTGACCAGCAGGCCCTCGGTCAAAGCCCAGTCCCGCGCGGCGGTGGCGACATCGGATTTCGCGGTCGAGAGCTTCTTGCCCGCCGACACCGAGCCGTTGGCCCGGAAGCGACCGTCGGCACGCTGCAGCTTGAGCGCGGTCGCCACCGATCTGCTGACCGGGTCCAGGGCCGCCCAGGACGCCGCGCGGCCGGTGTTCTCCAGCACCCACTCGTCCTTGCCGGACTGCCGGATGGTGATCAGCCCCAGTGCCGCGAGATGGAACAGCGTGGCGGTCAGGGCGTTCGAGCTCACCGACTCGGTGCGGATGTACTCGCTCTGCACCGGTCCGAGCCCGTCCGGGGGCGCGTACTGCAACGGGAAACCCGGTGGCGTCTCGACCGTGCGGCGATACATCCAGGTGCCGAGCACGCCCGCGACGACCGTCAGCGCCGCGATCAGCAGCACCCCCGACAGCGTGCGGCCCAACACCGGATCCCACTGCTGGGACCAGGGCACCTCGAGCTGCGGCGGGGGCGCGATGTCCGTCCCGATGCGCACGGTGACCGGCGTGTGCGGGGCGAGGTTGTCCGCGCTGAGGTGCACAACAGAGTCGGTGACGCGCAGCTCGGTGCACGGCCCGCCGGTGCCGTGGCCCACCGTGCACTGCGCGCCCGTCACCGCCGCGGGTAGGTGCACCGTGATGTCGGCTCGTTCGATCACGTTGTTCCACGCGGGCGCGACGACGTTCCAGAAGAAGACCGCGGGCGCCGTCGGGTCGCCGGTCTGGCGGGCGAAGGTCTTGTTGGCGCCGGTCTCACCCGGATCCAGCACGCCGGCAATGCGGTAGCGGATCTCGAAGACATGTTCGCCGTAGCTCAGATACCGGTCGGGGTCGCCGATCTTGGCGACCAGGAACCGGTCACCGTCGTCGTATTGCTCGGCGTAGGGGATCGGCTGCCCGTCCATCAGGATCGAGTCGATGCTCGGGTGCTGCCGCAGGCCCGGGTTGTTCGGGTTGGCCACATCCCAATACCGGAAGATGCCGTGTCGATTGCCCGGGAACACGCCCGTGATCCATTCGGTGGCCTCGAGGTTGCCGTCGGCGTCGACCCGGAACTCGGCGCGGTAGTCGGCGATGGTGACCGGGTCCGACCCGGCGTCGCCGCCCGAGCCGCCGTTGAAGAGTACTGGCCACAACACACCAAAGGCGATGATCAGCAACGGAATCAGCCACCTGACCCAGCGGCCGAATCCGCCCATGTGTCCCCGCCCTCTCGCCCGGTGGACCCTCAGCCTATGTGCAGCGGGTCGATCTGCACGCGAACCGGATCGTGGTCGCGTCGCGCGCTGAGCACACCGGTGGCCCGCCGCAGCGCCGACGCCAGCGCCAAACCGTGGCCCCGGCCCACCCGGGCCAGCATCCGGATCACCTCGGCGTCGGCGGCCACGCCCGCCGGCCGCCGGGCCCCCGTCGGCAGTTCCACCGGGCCCAGCACCGCCACCCCGGGGGGCAGTTCGGCCGCCGCCAGCAGCGCGGCCACCCCGTCGTGGGTGCCGTCCAGCGCCGCGATGTGCACGCTCGGCGGCAGCCCCACCTCGGTGCGCGAGTCCAGTTCGGACTCGGCGGCGCCCACCGGGTCCCAGCGCACCAGCGACTGCACGGTCGGAATGGCCGCGTCGGCGACCACCGCCACGATGCCCCCCTCCGAGTGCGGCCGGACCATGGCGGACGCGGCCAGCCAGCGCCGCAGGGTGTCCTCGGCGGCGCGCAGATCCTGGCGCCCCAGCAGCGCCCAGGCGTCCAGCAACAGCGCCGCGCCGTAGCCGTTCGGGGCGATCGGTTCGGCGCCCGGGGTCGCGACCACGACGGCCGGACCCGGACCCACCGTGCTCGCCATCGACTCCCCCGACGATGTCACGACCGCGGTGCCCGGAAAGGCGCGCCCCAGTTCCTCGGCGGTGCGGCGCGCCCCGATGACCACCGCCCGCACCGCGTCCGAACCGCAGCGCGTGCACCGCAGCGCCGGATCCGACCGTCCGCACCACCGACACTGGGCCGCGCCGGCGCGGTCCGGCAGCGCCAGCGGTCCCGTGCAGTGCCGGCACCGCGCCACGGTTCGGCATTTCCCACACGCCAGCGACGGAACGTAGCCGCGGCGCGGCACCTGCACCAGCACCGGCAGCTCGGCCTGCAGCGCCGTGCGGGCCGCGCGCAGCGCCACCGAGGGCAGCCGGGCGGTGTGCGCGGCGGGGTCTCGTTCCAGCGTGAAGCCGTCGTCGTCGAGGGCGATCACCCGCGGTGCGCAGGTGCGCAGCACCTGCCGGGTGGCCACCAGGTCATGGGCCCAGCCGCTGCGCACCAGCGCGTGCGCCTCGGCGGTGCGCGCGAACCCGCCGATGACCGCCGCGCAGCGCAGTTGATGCGCGCGCAGCATCGCCACCTCGCGGGCGTGCGGGTACGGCGTGCGCGGCTCGACCAGGGTGTCGTCGCCGTCGTCCCAGACCAGCACCAGGCCCAGGTCGGCCACCGGCGCGAAAACCGCGCT from Mycolicibacterium sp. MU0053 includes:
- a CDS encoding MFS transporter, encoding MRPETRRWTAISAGGLAVLLGAIDTYVVVTIMTDIMRDVGIPINKIQQVAPIITGYLLGYIAAMPLLGRTSDRVGRKLVLQVGLAGFAIGSAVTAMADDLTTLVIGRVILGVAAGALLPVTLALAADLWAARNRAAVLGGIGAAQELGCVLGPLWGIAVVSMLNSWRDVFWINIPLAALAMVMIHFSVPAHNRGAGPRERVDVIGGLLLAIALGLLVVGLYNPEPDGKQVLPSGGLLLVGVAVLVTAAFFIWERISRTKLIDPVGVKFVPFLASLGTSLCAGAALMVTLVNVELFGQGVLGLNQVEAALKLSWFLAALPVGAVVGGAIATRVGDRVVVFAGMLIAGFAYWLVSHWRVDVLSVSHDLGLFTLPAFATDLVIAGLGLGLVIGPLTSAALRVVPSAQHGIASSLVVVARMTGMLIGVAALSAWGLYRFNQILASLPRAEGDNLAARLAAEGARYQLAFAMQYGDMFGITAIVCVVGALIGLLIAGRHTYADEDSPVLGTSADPEPATQVLGAAVAGEAATTRLPSAGGAHRRPDPPSPPR
- a CDS encoding type 1 glutamine amidotransferase domain-containing protein, giving the protein MTNELTGMKVAFLVAPEGVEQVELTQPWEAVQNAGGSPVLVSTEVGKVQAYHHLTAADVFQADVAAADAEVADYAGLVLPGGVANPDNLRTDAAAVAFAKAFFAAGKPVTVICHGPWTLVEADVVRGRTLTSWPSVRTDIINAGGNWVDEEVAVCTGGPNTLVSSRKPDDLPAFCAKTVEVLANSS
- the ribD gene encoding bifunctional diaminohydroxyphosphoribosylaminopyrimidine deaminase/5-amino-6-(5-phosphoribosylamino)uracil reductase RibD, whose protein sequence is MTFDAAMRLAMAQAEQVKGSTYPNPPVGAVILDAGGDVVAVGGTEPAGGAHAEVVALRRAGERARGGAAVVTLEPCNHHGRTPPCVDALVAAGVSTVVFAVPDPNPVAAEGAQALQRAGVTTVPGVLAGEVAGSSLREWLHKVRTARPHVTWKYAASLDGRSAAADGSSQWITSVEARADVHLRRAAADAIVVGTGTVFADDPTLTARRPDGTRYDSQPLRVVVGEREIPSAARVLNNDAATVLIRSHDPVEVLRALADRTDVFLEGGPTLASAFLRAGVVDRILAYVAPLLLGGPGAAVSDVGVPDITGALRWRFDGVDRIGPDLRLSLIPN
- the rpe gene encoding ribulose-phosphate 3-epimerase; this translates as MSDLPVTPMIAPSILAADFARLAEEAAAVEGAEWLHVDVMDNHFVPNLTLGLPIVESLLRVTEIPMDCHLMITEPERWAPPYAEAGAYNVTFHAEATANPVAVARDIRAAGAKAGFAIKPGTPLEPYLELLREFDTLLIMSVEPGFGGQKFIPEVLAKVGTARRLVDSGELRILIEIDGGINADTIEQAAEAGVDCFVAGSAVYGAEDPAAAVRSLRAQAAEASPHLRL
- a CDS encoding RsmB/NOP family class I SAM-dependent RNA methyltransferase; this translates as MSQRRDPRRQPRRELDPARRAAFDVLRAVSERDAYANLALPALLRERDITGRDAAFASELTYGTCRARGLLDAIIAHVADRPVERIDPVLLDLLRLGAYQLLRTRVEQHAAVATTVDQAKVEFDAARGGFVNAVLRKIAARGEQSWVAELAPDRQADPIGHAAFTHAHPRWVAQSFADALGADAGELTALLAADDDRPLVHLAARPGVLSAAELADQVDGTVGRYSPYAVYLPGGDPGGLAAVQAGTALVQDEGSQLVAQALTRAPVSGDDGGRWLDLCAGPGGKTALVAAIGAATGARVTAVEPAARRAEMVRENARGLDVEVLEVDGRDAARLLTGGAAKFDRVLVDAPCTGLGALRRRPEARWRRSPADVPALAKLQRELLASAIAVTRPGGVVLYATCSPHLVETAGVVADAVRRHPVTVLDARDLFSPADRLGAGPYVQLWPHRHGTDAMFAAALTVG
- the fmt gene encoding methionyl-tRNA formyltransferase, translating into MRLVFAGTPEPALPALRRLIDSARHEVVAVVTRPDAAAGRRGRPAPSPVAKLALEEGISVLRPQRPNDPEFVAELTAIAPDCCAVVAYGALLKPPLLAVPPRGWINLHFSLLPAWRGAAPVQAAIAAGDAVTGATTFLIEPDLDSGPIYGTVTETIEASDTAGTLLARLAESGAGLLAATLDGIADDALQPIPQPGDGISLAPKVTVEQARVNWELPAHIVERRIRAFTPAPGAWTVVGDVRLKLGPVEIDAAAPPLPAGGIEAGRRDVWIGTGTEAVRLGEIQPPGKKPMVAADWARGARLDAEARAL
- a CDS encoding LemA family protein, which gives rise to MVTFLLVVVLLIAVAVLGVIVVGYNKIRAADIRVDEALGGIDVQLTRRAALIPGLVSIVASYAAHEQAVLADVSTARTALTAATDGKSVARRSAAEREFDHAVGQVLALGQTYPELNSSNNFLNLQQHLADTEDKLAFARQYYNDAVAALNTAIGTIPWMFVAGPTGVTEREYYQAPR
- a CDS encoding DUF2207 domain-containing protein, producing the protein MGGFGRWVRWLIPLLIIAFGVLWPVLFNGGSGGDAGSDPVTIADYRAEFRVDADGNLEATEWITGVFPGNRHGIFRYWDVANPNNPGLRQHPSIDSILMDGQPIPYAEQYDDGDRFLVAKIGDPDRYLSYGEHVFEIRYRIAGVLDPGETGANKTFARQTGDPTAPAVFFWNVVAPAWNNVIERADITVHLPAAVTGAQCTVGHGTGGPCTELRVTDSVVHLSADNLAPHTPVTVRIGTDIAPPPQLEVPWSQQWDPVLGRTLSGVLLIAALTVVAGVLGTWMYRRTVETPPGFPLQYAPPDGLGPVQSEYIRTESVSSNALTATLFHLAALGLITIRQSGKDEWVLENTGRAASWAALDPVSRSVATALKLQRADGRFRANGSVSAGKKLSTAKSDVATAARDWALTEGLLVKRRSEWWVRVANALGWAALVLAAMRLLFPVTLWVLPCAAFALCSAPAWRPGVGTRRTEAGRELWSRAGGFHRILATDAAESRFDFAARKDLYTAYLPFAVAAGAAALWAKKYRDAMGTDAPQPDWYQSTGAGVSFTSGSGAPDFDSFESALSSSIGAYTASQSSSSSSGGGGGGGGGGGGGGGGGGGSW
- a CDS encoding primosomal protein N', which gives rise to MTATRTAAEHEPIARVLPMLTVPHLDREFDYLVSAEQSDDAQPGVRVRVRFHGRLIDAFVLERRSDTDHVGQLGWLDRVVSPERVLTPEVRRLADAVAARYAGTRADVLRLAIPPRHAKVERETPKPPTALEIAPADPQSWGRYRGGDRFLAALAEARAVRAVWQALPGESWADRLADMVAAAVSGGRGVLAVVPDQRAVDALYASTVTRLGATGNTTPVVALSAGLGPSARYRRWLSVLRGTATVVIGTRSAVFAPVADLGLVLVWDDGDDTLVEPRTPYPHAREVAMLRAHQLRCAAVIGGFARTAEAHALVRSGWAHDLVATRQVLRTCAPRVIALDDDGFTLERDPAAHTARLPSVALRAARTALQAELPVLVQVPRRGYVPSLACGKCRTVARCRHCTGPLALPDRAGAAQCRWCGRSDPALRCTRCGSDAVRAVVIGARRTAEELGRAFPGTAVVTSSGESMASTVGPGPAVVVATPGAEPIAPNGYGAALLLDAWALLGRQDLRAAEDTLRRWLAASAMVRPHSEGGIVAVVADAAIPTVQSLVRWDPVGAAESELDSRTEVGLPPSVHIAALDGTHDGVAALLAAAELPPGVAVLGPVELPTGARRPAGVAADAEVIRMLARVGRGHGLALASALRRATGVLSARRDHDPVRVQIDPLHIG